GATGAGTACCTGGACAACCTCTGCGAAATTCCTCTGGCTGTCGCCGCCTGCCCCGTGGGCGCGGTCAAGCCGAAAAAGAAGGAAATCGTGGGTGAGAAGGGCGACACCAAGACGGTCAAGACCGTTGAAGTCAACGATGACCGCTGCATGTTCTGCGGGAACTGCTACACCATGTGCCCCTCCCTGCCCCTGGCTGACCAGGAAGGCGACGGTGTGGTCATCATGGTCGGCGGCAAGGTCTCCAACCGGATCTCCGCGCCGAAGTTCTCCAAGGTCGCCGTGGCCTTTATCCCCAATGAACCGCCGCGTTGGCCGAAGCTGTGTGAAGCCATCCACACCATCCTCAATGCCTACAAGGAAGGCGCCCGCAAGTACGAACGCGTGGGCGACTGGGCCGAGCGCATTGGTTGGGAACGCTTCTTTGAAGTCTGTGGCTTGGATTTCTCCCACCACCTGATCGACGACTTCCGCGATCCGGCGTACTACACGTGGCGCCAGACCACGAACTTCAAGTTCACGGAACAATCGGTCAAATATCCTGACATCAAAGCCGAATAAGTTCGGATATCTGGGCGCGGCCATTTGGCCGCGCCCTCACTTCAAAGAAGGGGAGGCACTCCATGGCCGACGAAGAAATCAAACAGAAAATTCTGGATGAGTTGAAAGCGAAATCCAAAAACAAATCCAAATTCTATTTCAGTGACCTGCAGAAAATGACCGGCATGAAGCCCCGTGAAGCCAAAAAGATCATCAATGTCATGGTGACCGATGGCGATCTGGTTTATTGGTCCAGCGGGTCGACCACCATGTATAGCCTGCCCGGCGCGGGCAAGCAGTCTGCTGCTGAGGGCGAGGACTAGGAACGAACATCGTGTCGCTGCACATGCCACGTCTGATCCTGGCCGGTTTGTCCGGGGGATCGGGCAAAACAATTCTGACTCTCGGCCTGTGCCGGCATTTCGCCCAGAACGGGTTTGTCGTGAAGCCCTTTAAAAAGGGTCCGGATTATATTGACGCCTCTTGGATGGCCTTGGCAGCCAATCGGAGTGCGTCGAATCTGGACCCTTTTCTTATGGACGCCAGCCTGATCCGATCGCTTTTTGCAGACGCCTCCCAAGGGGCGGATATGGCGGTGATCGAGGGCAACCGGGGGCTTTTTGACGGCAAAGATATTGAAGGATCCTGTTCCACGGCGGAATTGGCCAAGACCCTCCGTGCCCCAGTGATTCTGGTTGTGGACTGCACCAAAATGACCCGGACCACGGCAGCTCTGGTGCAGGGGTGCCATGATTTCGACCCAGAGGTGTTCCTTGCCGGAGTGGTCCTGAACAGGACTGCCGGACAACGCCACCGTCGCATTGCTCGCGAGAGCGTCGAGCGCTATACTGATGTCCCGGTGTTGGGAACGTTGCCCAAGCTGCGCGAGAATCCCATCCCTGAGCGGCACATGGGGTTGGTCTCTGACCAGGAATATGAGGCAGACGGGCCCTTGGAAGAACTTGGCCGGACAATTGCTGATTGGGTCGATGTCGAGCGCATCAGGGATATCGCCAGCTCAACGCCGGAGTTGCCGGTGGATACCGGCGTTTTGTGGCCCGAAGCGGTCACGCGGGAGACCGTGCGCATCGGCGTGGTCCGCGATGCAGCGCTGTGGTTTTATTACCAGGAAAATATCAAGGCCCTGGAGCATGCCGGTGCGGAAATTGTCCACATCAGTCTGCTTGATGATGCGGACTGGCCCGAGCTCCACGGTCTTTATCTCGGTGGCGGCTTCCCTGAAACGCTGGCCCCGCGCCTCAGCGCCCAGGAAGGGATCCGGCAGCGCGTTGGTGACCTGGCCCGGAGCGGGCTGCCCATCTACGCCGAATGCGGCGGTTTGATGTATTTGTGTCAGGAACTGGCGTACGAAGGCACAGTCTATCCCATGGCTGGGCTCTTCCCGGTCCGTGCCGAAATGGGGCGAAAACCCCAGGGGCATGGTTACACCAAGGCCCGGGTGGTTCTGCCCAACCCGTATCACCCCCAGGGCGCGGAAATCCCTGGTCACGAGTTCCACTATTCTCAATGCCATACCTTGCGCGGTGAGACCCCACCGCTGGCCTTCTTCATGGAACGGGGATGCGGAATCCAGGAAGGCTTCGACGGTTTCGTCTTTCAAAATACTCTGGCTTGCTATACCCATCTCCATGCCCTGAGTTCCCCCCATTGGGCCCCGAATTTCGTGTCCGCCGCCCTGGCCTATAAAACCTCCCTCCATGGTTGATTTCTC
The sequence above is drawn from the Desulfohalobium retbaense DSM 5692 genome and encodes:
- a CDS encoding dissimilatory sulfite reductase D family protein — encoded protein: MADEEIKQKILDELKAKSKNKSKFYFSDLQKMTGMKPREAKKIINVMVTDGDLVYWSSGSTTMYSLPGAGKQSAAEGED
- a CDS encoding cobyrinate a,c-diamide synthase, which encodes MSLHMPRLILAGLSGGSGKTILTLGLCRHFAQNGFVVKPFKKGPDYIDASWMALAANRSASNLDPFLMDASLIRSLFADASQGADMAVIEGNRGLFDGKDIEGSCSTAELAKTLRAPVILVVDCTKMTRTTAALVQGCHDFDPEVFLAGVVLNRTAGQRHRRIARESVERYTDVPVLGTLPKLRENPIPERHMGLVSDQEYEADGPLEELGRTIADWVDVERIRDIASSTPELPVDTGVLWPEAVTRETVRIGVVRDAALWFYYQENIKALEHAGAEIVHISLLDDADWPELHGLYLGGGFPETLAPRLSAQEGIRQRVGDLARSGLPIYAECGGLMYLCQELAYEGTVYPMAGLFPVRAEMGRKPQGHGYTKARVVLPNPYHPQGAEIPGHEFHYSQCHTLRGETPPLAFFMERGCGIQEGFDGFVFQNTLACYTHLHALSSPHWAPNFVSAALAYKTSLHG